The Cucurbita pepo subsp. pepo cultivar mu-cu-16 chromosome LG08, ASM280686v2, whole genome shotgun sequence genome contains a region encoding:
- the LOC111799705 gene encoding MLP-like protein 34 has protein sequence MSLFGKLETDVEIEAPASKFHEIFHQRPHHISNVSGDKIQGCEIHEGEWGQVGSVVYWNYVHDGKPCVAKEIIEAVDEENNMISFKVIEGDLLEEYKSFKLTIHCLPRDKGSVIHWTLEYEKLHDEVPDSHSLLQFCVDVSKDIEAHLMEDDKEPLLFSNPAIMSLCGKLEADVKIKAPASKFHEMFHRKPHQISKACGDKIQGCQLHEGEWGKVGSIIYWNYVHCGKASVAKEVIEAVDEENNKICFKVIEGDLLKDYKSFRIIIQCIPKDKGSVVHWIFEYEKRHEKIPDSHSLLHLCVAISKDIEAHLLGNEKPCGA, from the exons ATGTCTCTCTTCGGAAAGTTGGAAACTGATGTAGAAATCGAAGCTCCCGCTTCGAAGTTTCACGAAATCTTTCACCAAAGGCCTCACCATATCTCCAATGTGTCGGGCGACAAAATCCAAGGCTGCGAGATTCACGAAGGCGAATGGGGACAAGTTGGCTCCGTCGTTTACTGGAACTACGTTCAcg ATGGGAAGCCTTGCGTAGCGAAGGAGATAATCGAAGCGGTCGATGAGGAGAATAATATGATCTCGTTTAAAGTAATAGAAGGAGATCTTTTGGAAGAGTACAAAAGCTTTAAGTTAACGATCCATTGTCTTCCAAGGGATAAGGGAAGTGTGATTCATTGGACTTTGGAATATGAAAAGCTACACGATGAGGTTCCTGATTCACATAGCTTGCTTCAATTCTGTGTCGATGTCTCGAAAGACATTGAAGCTCATCTCATGGAGGATGACAAAGAACCA cttcttttttCAAATCCGGCCATCATGAGTTTGTGTGGGAAATTAGAGGCCGATGTAAAAATCAAGGCCCCGGCTTCAAAGTTCCATGAAATGTTTCATCGAAAGCCTCACCAAATCTCCAAGGCTTGTGGAGACAAAATCCAAGGTTGTCAGCTTCATGAAGGCGAATGGGGCAAAGTTGGCTCGATCATTTACTGGAACTATGTTcatt GTGGGAAGGCTTCAGTAGCTAAGGAGGTAATTGAAGCGGTTGATGAGGAGAACAATAAGATATGTTTCAAAGTCATAGAAGGAGACCTTTTAAAGGATTATAAGAGCTTTAGAATTATAATTCAGTGTATTCCAAAGGATAAGGGAAGCGTGGTTCATTGGATTTTCGAGTATGAAAAGCGACACGAGAAGATTCCTGATTCACATAGCTTGCTTCATTTGTGTGTTGCTATCTCCAAAGACATCGAAGCTCATCTCCTGGGTAATGAAAAGCCATGTGGCGCGTAA
- the LOC111799630 gene encoding auxin-responsive protein SAUR36-like — MRRIRGFKLGKHIRRISNWFLRRRRRSRTGYSLLRSGRSVKPISSLLSWGRRLANGAKSICLSRRRLSYVPLDRDSEEKSAAVPKGHLAVYVGQNDGDFHRVLVPVIYFNHPLFGELLREAEKEYGFHHQGGITIPCPYSEFENVQSKIKSGSSCREPPWKKLGCYGR, encoded by the coding sequence ATGAGACGAATCAGAGGATTCAAACTCGGCAAGCACATCCGGCGGATTTCGAACTGGTTTCTCCGGAGACGACGGCGGAGTCGGACTGGATACTCACTGTTGAGATCCGGACGGTCTGTTAAGCCGATTTCCAGCCTGTTAAGCTGGGGAAGGCGATTGGCGAACGGAGCGAAATCTATCTGTTTAAGTAGGAGGAGATTGAGTTACGTACCGTTAGATCGCGATTCGGAGGAGAAATCCGCGGCGGTTCCGAAAGGTCACTTGGCCGTCTACGTCGGCCAGAACGACGGCGATTTTCATCGAGTTCTAGTGCCAGTGATCTACTTCAATCATCCTCTGTTTGGCGAGCTTCTGAGAGAGGCGGAAAAGGAGTACGGATTTCATCATCAAGGCGGAATCACCATTCCTTGTCCGTACTCCGAGTTCGAGAATGTTCAGTCGAAAATTAAGTCCGGTTCCAGTTGCCGGGAACCGCCATGGAAGAAGCTAGGTTGTTATGGACGTTAA
- the LOC111801050 gene encoding uncharacterized protein LOC111801050 — translation MAKFNVVQKQRRAHKAQTKRDAHGDPLTKKLKIKQQPTYVSSKRKRKLMKKKRREEKEALQMGLTNMEDVEMAVAEELKNTNRTSTKFHVKKSVRLRQLRSSKGKKNKGKSSSSSGSTASGDAMVE, via the exons ATGGCGAAGTTCAATGTGGTTCAGAAGCAGAGACGAGCTCATAAAGCTCAGACGAAGAGGGACGCCCATGGTGATCCCTTGACGAAGAAGCTAAAGATCAAGCAACAGCCTACTTATGTTTCCAGTAAGCGTAAGCGGAagttgatgaagaaaaaacGCAGA GAAGAGAAGGAAGCTTTACAGATGGGGCTGACGAACATGGAAGATGTTGAAATGGCTGTTGCTGAAG AACTTAAAAACACCAATCGAACATCGACCAAATTCCATGTGAAGAAGAGTGTCCGGCTTAGGCAATTAAGGAGCAGCAAAG GcaagaagaacaaaggaaAATCTTCTTCCAGTTCAGGTTCTACAGCATCAGGCGATGCTATGGTAGAGTAA